One Streptomyces sp. V4I8 genomic window carries:
- a CDS encoding DUF6191 domain-containing protein: MFNAFEELFAPGRKHTRDEQNRLELTREDVGDNDPVRGPIDLASGKVVVRMTEPSVREDDDEGDGKAEGKAEGEAEGEE, translated from the coding sequence GTGTTCAACGCTTTCGAGGAACTCTTCGCGCCCGGCCGCAAGCACACCCGCGACGAACAGAACCGTCTGGAACTGACCCGCGAGGACGTCGGGGACAACGACCCCGTGCGCGGGCCGATAGACCTCGCCTCCGGGAAGGTCGTCGTACGGATGACTGAGCCGTCGGTCAGGGAGGACGACGACGAGGGCGACGGGAAGGCCGAAGGGAAGGCCGAAGGGGAGGCCGAAGGGGAGGAGTGA
- a CDS encoding sorbosone dehydrogenase family protein, which yields MAAAALLLTAGCSSDDGGSPGGGAAAPSSTTGSPPAGQAAEETPPARGTVKVVRTVAEGLNTPWGLAPLPDGDLLVSSRDDATITRVDGKTGKKAELGEVPGVSPAGEGGLMGLALSPDYASDHMIYAYFTSASDNRIVRMLYDEQRPSGEQLGAPDTIFRGIPKGFIHNGGRIAFGPDKMLYAGTGESGDTGRSQDKESLGGKILRLTPEGEPAPGNPFADSPVYTYGHRNVQGLAWDSKQRLFAAEFGQDTWDELNAIKPGDNYGWPEAEGKSDDSKYHNPLAQWGTDDASPSGIAYAEGSVWMAGLKGQRLWRVPLNGTEASADPQAFLEGEYGRLRTVVPAGGDMLWVTTSNTDGRGSPKDGDDRILEVQVS from the coding sequence ATGGCCGCGGCCGCACTCCTGCTGACGGCCGGATGTTCCTCCGACGACGGGGGCTCACCAGGCGGCGGGGCCGCGGCCCCGAGCAGTACTACGGGATCGCCGCCCGCCGGTCAGGCGGCCGAGGAGACTCCGCCGGCACGGGGCACCGTCAAGGTGGTGCGCACGGTCGCCGAGGGCCTGAACACCCCCTGGGGCCTGGCCCCGCTCCCCGACGGCGATCTGCTCGTCTCCTCCCGCGACGACGCCACGATCACCCGGGTGGACGGGAAGACCGGCAAGAAGGCCGAGCTGGGCGAGGTGCCGGGGGTGTCACCGGCGGGCGAGGGCGGCCTCATGGGCCTGGCGCTGTCGCCGGACTACGCCTCGGACCACATGATCTACGCGTACTTCACCTCGGCCTCGGACAACCGCATCGTCCGCATGCTGTACGACGAGCAGCGGCCGTCCGGCGAGCAGCTGGGCGCGCCCGACACGATCTTCAGGGGCATTCCCAAGGGCTTCATCCACAACGGCGGCCGGATCGCCTTCGGCCCGGACAAGATGCTGTACGCGGGCACGGGCGAGAGCGGTGACACGGGCCGGTCCCAGGACAAGGAGTCCCTGGGCGGCAAGATCCTCCGCCTGACACCGGAGGGCGAACCGGCTCCGGGCAACCCCTTCGCCGACTCCCCCGTGTACACATACGGCCACCGCAACGTCCAGGGCCTGGCCTGGGACTCCAAACAGCGCCTGTTCGCCGCGGAGTTCGGCCAGGACACCTGGGACGAGCTGAACGCGATCAAGCCGGGCGACAACTACGGCTGGCCGGAGGCGGAGGGCAAGTCCGACGACTCCAAGTACCACAACCCGCTGGCTCAGTGGGGCACGGACGACGCCTCCCCCAGCGGCATCGCCTACGCCGAGGGCTCGGTCTGGATGGCGGGTCTGAAGGGCCAGCGCCTGTGGCGCGTCCCGCTGAACGGCACCGAGGCGTCGGCGGACCCGCAGGCCTTCCTGGAGGGCGAGTACGGCCGGCTGCGGACGGTCGTCCCGGCCGGCGGCGACATGCTGTGGGTGACGACGAGCAACACCGATGGGCGGGGCAGCCCGAAGGACGGGGACGACCGGATTCTGGAGGTGCAGGTGAGCTGA